A genomic segment from uncultured Marinifilum sp. encodes:
- the rplN gene encoding 50S ribosomal protein L14 has protein sequence MIQTESRLLVADNSGAKEVLCIRVLGGTKKRYASIGDRIVVTVKNAIAGSEMKKGTVTKAVVVRTKKEIRRADGSYIRFDDNACVLLNTAGEMRGTRIFGPVARELRDTNMKIVSLAPEVL, from the coding sequence ATGATACAAACAGAAAGTAGACTATTAGTAGCTGATAACAGCGGAGCAAAGGAAGTACTTTGTATTCGTGTGTTGGGCGGTACCAAAAAACGCTATGCTTCAATTGGAGATAGAATCGTGGTTACCGTAAAGAACGCTATCGCCGGTTCCGAAATGAAAAAAGGAACAGTAACAAAAGCAGTTGTTGTTCGCACCAAAAAAGAGATTAGAAGAGCAGACGGATCCTATATTCGCTTCGATGATAACGCATGTGTATTATTGAATACTGCTGGTGAAATGAGAGGAACCCGTATTTTTGGACCTGTTGCAAGAGAGTTACGTGACACTAACATGAAGATCGTTTCTTTAGCACCAGAAGTTTTATAA
- the rpmD gene encoding 50S ribosomal protein L30 gives MAKIKITQIKSKIGSTDRQKRTLEALGLNKINATVEHEATPQIKGMVVKVQHLVSVEE, from the coding sequence ATGGCTAAGATTAAAATTACTCAAATCAAGAGCAAAATCGGAAGTACCGATCGCCAGAAAAGAACCTTGGAAGCATTAGGTTTGAATAAAATCAATGCTACTGTTGAGCACGAAGCTACACCTCAGATAAAAGGTATGGTTGTAAAGGTGCAACACTTGGTTTCCGTAGAAGAATAA
- the infA gene encoding translation initiation factor IF-1 produces the protein MAKQPSIEQDGTITEALSNAMFRVELENGHVITAHISGKMRMHYIKILPGDKVKVEMSPYDLTKGRITFRYKN, from the coding sequence ATGGCTAAACAGCCTTCAATAGAACAAGACGGTACTATTACCGAGGCATTATCAAATGCTATGTTTCGTGTAGAACTTGAGAACGGTCATGTGATTACTGCTCACATTTCCGGTAAAATGAGAATGCACTACATTAAGATCTTACCTGGTGATAAAGTAAAGGTTGAAATGTCACCTTATGATCTTACTAAAGGGCGCATTACTTTTAGATACAAAAATTAA
- a CDS encoding DNA-directed RNA polymerase subunit alpha gives MAILAFQKPDKVIMLDADERFGKFEFRPLEPGYGITIGNALRRILLSSLEGFAITTIKIQGVDHEFSTIPGVIEDVTEMILNLKQVRFKQRVEEVDNELVTVTISDQETFTAGDINKFLTGFEVLNPELVICRMDSSAKLQLDLTINKGRGYVPSVENKPVDAEFGVIPIDSIFTPIKNVKYEVENYRVEQKTDYEKLVFEITTDGSVHPKDALKEAAKILIYHFMLFSDEKITLDSDEKFANEEFDEEVLHMRQLLKTKLVDMDLSVRALNCLKAADVDTLGDLVQYNRNDLLKFRNFGKKSLTELDDLLVSLNLTFGMDISKYKLDKE, from the coding sequence ATGGCAATTTTAGCTTTCCAAAAACCGGACAAAGTTATCATGCTCGATGCTGACGAAAGATTCGGTAAATTCGAATTTCGTCCATTAGAGCCTGGATATGGTATTACAATCGGTAACGCCTTAAGGAGAATATTACTTTCTTCTCTAGAGGGTTTTGCCATTACAACCATTAAAATTCAGGGTGTCGATCATGAATTTTCTACAATTCCGGGAGTCATCGAAGATGTAACGGAGATGATCCTGAACCTGAAACAAGTTCGGTTTAAACAAAGAGTTGAGGAAGTGGACAATGAGTTGGTTACTGTTACCATTTCAGATCAGGAAACTTTTACAGCAGGCGATATTAACAAGTTCCTTACCGGTTTCGAGGTGTTGAATCCTGAGCTTGTAATTTGCAGAATGGACAGCTCTGCCAAATTGCAGTTAGATTTAACTATCAATAAAGGTAGAGGTTATGTACCTTCTGTAGAGAATAAGCCTGTTGATGCAGAATTTGGTGTTATTCCAATCGACTCAATTTTTACACCTATTAAGAATGTAAAATATGAAGTTGAGAACTATCGTGTTGAACAAAAAACTGACTACGAAAAATTGGTTTTTGAAATCACTACAGATGGTTCTGTTCATCCAAAAGATGCGTTAAAAGAAGCTGCTAAAATTCTGATTTATCACTTCATGTTGTTCTCAGACGAAAAGATTACTCTTGACTCTGACGAGAAATTCGCAAATGAAGAGTTTGATGAAGAGGTATTACATATGCGTCAGCTATTAAAAACCAAATTGGTTGATATGGATCTTTCAGTTCGTGCATTGAACTGCTTGAAGGCTGCAGATGTTGATACTTTAGGAGACTTGGTACAATACAACAGAAACGATCTACTTAAATTTAGAAACTTTGGTAAGAAATCTTTAACAGAGTTGGATGATCTATTAGTATCATTAAATCTAACTTTTGGAATGGATATTTCTAAGTACAAATTAGATAAGGAATAA
- the rpsE gene encoding 30S ribosomal protein S5: MADIKNVKTSDAELKDRLVAINRVTKVTKGGRTFSFSAIVVVGNENGLVGWGLGKANEVTTAISKGVDAAKKNLIKVPVYKGTIPHEQLSRFGGAEVFIKPASHGTGVKAGGAMRAVLESVGVTDVLAKSKGSSNPHNLVKATFEALAELRDAHTVAEQRGVSLDKVFNG, from the coding sequence ATGGCAGATATCAAAAATGTTAAGACAAGCGATGCAGAGCTAAAAGATAGACTGGTTGCTATTAATCGTGTTACCAAAGTAACAAAAGGTGGTAGAACTTTCAGTTTTTCAGCAATTGTTGTTGTAGGTAATGAAAATGGATTAGTAGGATGGGGACTTGGTAAAGCAAACGAAGTTACCACAGCTATTTCTAAAGGAGTAGACGCTGCTAAGAAAAATTTGATTAAAGTACCTGTTTACAAAGGAACTATTCCTCACGAACAACTTTCGAGATTTGGTGGAGCAGAGGTTTTCATTAAACCTGCTTCTCATGGTACCGGTGTTAAAGCTGGTGGTGCGATGCGTGCAGTATTGGAGAGTGTTGGAGTAACTGATGTACTTGCTAAATCAAAAGGTTCATCAAACCCTCACAACCTTGTGAAAGCAACTTTCGAAGCTCTTGCTGAATTAAGAGATGCACATACTGTTGCTGAACAAAGAGGTGTTTCATTGGATAAAGTGTTTAACGGTTAA
- the rplX gene encoding 50S ribosomal protein L24: MKLHIKKGDTVIVNSGESKGQEGKVLEVLVSKQRAIVEGVNMISKHTKPNAENPQGGIVKKEAPIHISNLNVKDPSTGNATRIGRKMGDNNKLVRYSKKSGEEIK; this comes from the coding sequence ATGAAGTTACATATTAAAAAGGGTGATACCGTAATTGTTAATTCTGGGGAATCAAAAGGTCAGGAAGGTAAAGTGTTAGAAGTTCTTGTTAGCAAGCAACGAGCAATCGTTGAGGGAGTTAACATGATTTCAAAACATACTAAGCCTAATGCAGAGAATCCTCAGGGTGGTATCGTTAAAAAAGAAGCCCCAATTCACATTTCAAATTTGAATGTGAAAGATCCTTCGACAGGAAATGCTACTCGTATTGGCAGAAAAATGGGCGATAACAATAAATTAGTTAGATACTCTAAAAAGTCAGGGGAGGAGATTAAGTAA
- the rplO gene encoding 50S ribosomal protein L15, translating into MDLSNLKPAAGSVKTNKRIGRGQGSGRGGTSTRGHKGAKSRSGYSKKVGFEGGQMPLQRRVPKFGFKNINRKEYKAINVDVLQALAEKNNITVIDIDVIVNAGLASKNNHVKILGNGTLTAKLEVKAHAFSKSAQSAIEAVEGSVVKL; encoded by the coding sequence ATGGACTTAAGTAACTTAAAACCCGCAGCTGGTTCTGTAAAGACAAATAAAAGAATAGGTCGCGGACAAGGATCTGGTAGAGGTGGAACCTCAACTAGAGGACATAAAGGTGCGAAGTCAAGATCTGGATACTCTAAGAAAGTTGGATTCGAAGGTGGTCAAATGCCTTTACAACGAAGAGTTCCTAAGTTTGGATTTAAGAACATCAACAGAAAAGAATATAAAGCTATTAATGTTGACGTTTTACAAGCATTAGCAGAAAAAAATAACATTACTGTTATTGATATTGACGTAATCGTGAATGCTGGTTTAGCATCGAAAAACAATCATGTTAAAATTTTAGGTAACGGAACATTGACTGCTAAGCTTGAAGTTAAAGCTCACGCATTCTCAAAATCTGCTCAATCAGCGATTGAAGCGGTAGAAGGATCAGTTGTTAAATTGTAA
- the secY gene encoding preprotein translocase subunit SecY: MKGLIETLKNIWKIEDLRSRILTTLGLLLVYRLGAKVVLPGIDPAHLEALKSQTSDGVLGLLNMFSGGAFANASIFALGIMPYISASIVIQLMGIAVPYFQRLQREGESGRRKINQITRYLTVVILVLQAPGYLLNLHTTLPEAAFILKGTFFTISSVVILAAGSMFIMWLGEKITDKGIGNGISIIIMIGIIARLPFSFIAELGSRIEGQGGGLIVLVLEIVMLFFIFVVTIMLVQGTRKIPVQYAKRIVGNKQYGGVRQYIPLKVNAAGVMPIIFAQAIMFLPMAFVNYASSDALTGVAAALSNFTGFWYNALFFVMIVLFTYFYTAITVNPTQMAEDMKKNGGFIPGIKPGKKTIDFLDTVMSRITLPGSLFLGLVAILPAFARIAGVNNQFAQFYGGTSLLILVGVVLDTLQQIESHLLMRHYDGLMKSGRIKGKTPGGAAAY, translated from the coding sequence ATGAAAGGTTTAATAGAAACATTGAAGAACATCTGGAAGATTGAGGATTTAAGATCTCGTATTTTAACTACTCTAGGTCTTCTATTAGTCTACCGTTTAGGTGCTAAGGTGGTTTTGCCAGGTATCGACCCGGCTCATTTAGAAGCGTTAAAATCACAAACTTCCGATGGAGTATTGGGTTTGTTAAACATGTTTTCGGGAGGGGCGTTTGCAAATGCATCCATCTTTGCTCTTGGAATTATGCCATACATATCCGCTTCCATTGTAATCCAGTTAATGGGAATTGCGGTTCCTTATTTTCAAAGATTGCAGCGTGAAGGTGAAAGTGGACGTAGAAAAATTAATCAAATTACCCGTTACTTAACAGTGGTTATCCTTGTTCTTCAAGCACCAGGATATTTATTAAACTTACATACAACATTACCTGAAGCAGCCTTTATTCTTAAAGGTACATTCTTTACTATATCTTCTGTGGTTATACTTGCAGCAGGATCAATGTTTATCATGTGGTTGGGTGAAAAAATTACCGACAAAGGTATTGGTAATGGTATTTCTATAATCATCATGATAGGTATTATCGCAAGATTACCATTCTCGTTTATTGCTGAATTAGGATCTAGAATTGAAGGACAAGGCGGTGGTTTAATCGTTCTTGTTTTAGAGATTGTAATGCTATTCTTCATTTTTGTAGTAACTATCATGTTAGTGCAAGGAACGAGAAAGATACCAGTACAGTATGCAAAGAGAATTGTAGGTAACAAACAATATGGTGGAGTTCGCCAGTACATTCCTTTAAAAGTGAATGCTGCTGGTGTAATGCCAATCATTTTTGCACAAGCAATTATGTTTTTGCCAATGGCGTTTGTTAACTATGCTAGTTCGGATGCATTAACAGGTGTAGCTGCAGCTTTATCTAATTTTACCGGATTTTGGTACAACGCACTATTTTTTGTGATGATTGTATTATTCACATATTTCTATACAGCGATTACTGTTAATCCTACTCAAATGGCAGAGGATATGAAAAAGAATGGTGGTTTTATTCCTGGAATTAAACCTGGAAAGAAAACTATTGACTTTTTGGATACGGTTATGTCGCGTATAACTTTACCAGGATCATTATTTCTTGGTTTAGTGGCAATTTTGCCTGCTTTTGCAAGGATTGCTGGGGTGAATAATCAATTTGCACAATTCTATGGTGGTACTTCATTATTGATTTTAGTTGGTGTAGTGTTAGATACATTACAACAAATTGAGTCACATTTATTGATGCGTCATTACGATGGATTAATGAAGTCTGGTAGAATTAAAGGTAAAACTCCTGGAGGAGCTGCTGCTTATTAA
- the rpsD gene encoding 30S ribosomal protein S4 — protein sequence MARYIGPKSKIARKFGEPIFGPDKAFENKNYPPGQHGNSRRRKKMSEYGVQLKEKQKAKYTYGVLEKQFSNLFKKAARSKGITGEVLLQLLECRLDNVIFRLGVAPTRSAARQLVSHKHVTVNGEICNIPSYSVKSGDIIGIREKSKSLEVITDSLSAARYNQSSWLEWDQTSLSGKFLNVPERTEIPENIKEQLIVELYSK from the coding sequence ATGGCTAGATATATAGGACCAAAGTCAAAAATAGCTAGAAAATTTGGTGAGCCAATTTTTGGACCTGATAAGGCATTTGAAAACAAAAATTACCCTCCAGGACAGCACGGTAACAGCCGTAGAAGAAAAAAAATGTCTGAATACGGGGTACAATTGAAAGAAAAGCAAAAAGCAAAATACACTTATGGTGTGTTAGAGAAGCAATTCTCAAACTTATTTAAAAAAGCCGCGAGAAGTAAAGGTATTACCGGTGAGGTTTTGTTACAACTTCTTGAATGTCGTTTAGATAACGTTATTTTCAGATTAGGTGTTGCTCCAACAAGATCAGCTGCTCGTCAGTTGGTTAGCCACAAACACGTAACTGTAAATGGTGAAATCTGTAACATCCCTTCTTATTCGGTAAAATCTGGAGATATTATTGGAATTCGTGAAAAATCGAAATCCTTAGAAGTTATTACCGATTCTTTATCAGCTGCCAGATATAACCAATCATCTTGGTTGGAATGGGATCAAACCTCTCTTAGTGGTAAGTTTCTTAACGTACCAGAAAGAACAGAAATTCCTGAAAATATCAAGGAACAGTTAATCGTTGAATTGTATTCTAAGTAA
- the rplR gene encoding 50S ribosomal protein L18: MALTKQERRLRIKRRIRKSVSGTAERPRMSVFRSNKQISVQLIDDLSGKTLVATSSLIKEIAEKSVNKIEQAELVGQVIAEKAKEAGFTSVVFDRNGYLYHGRVKSLADAARKSGLKF, encoded by the coding sequence ATGGCTTTAACTAAGCAAGAAAGAAGACTAAGAATTAAAAGAAGAATTCGTAAGTCTGTTTCTGGAACTGCTGAAAGACCAAGAATGTCAGTTTTTCGTTCTAATAAGCAGATTTCAGTGCAATTGATAGATGATCTTTCAGGAAAAACTTTGGTAGCTACTAGCTCATTAATCAAAGAGATTGCTGAAAAATCAGTAAATAAAATTGAACAAGCAGAATTAGTAGGACAAGTTATTGCTGAAAAAGCAAAAGAAGCTGGTTTTACTAGTGTTGTTTTCGATAGAAATGGTTATCTATACCATGGTAGAGTTAAATCTTTAGCGGACGCTGCTCGTAAAAGTGGCCTTAAATTTTAA
- the rpsK gene encoding 30S ribosomal protein S11, producing the protein MAKKSTSVKKKVVKIEAVGQAHIHSSFNNIIISLTNNSGQVISWSSAGKMGFRGSKKNTPYAAQQAATDCGKVAHDLGLRKVKVFVKGPGNGRESAIRAINSCGIDISEIVDVTPLPHNGCRPPKRRRV; encoded by the coding sequence ATGGCAAAGAAGTCAACATCAGTAAAGAAAAAAGTTGTGAAAATTGAGGCTGTTGGACAGGCTCATATTCATTCATCTTTTAACAATATTATTATCTCTTTAACTAACAATAGCGGACAAGTTATTTCTTGGTCTTCAGCAGGTAAAATGGGCTTTAGAGGTTCTAAAAAGAATACTCCTTATGCTGCTCAGCAAGCTGCTACAGATTGTGGAAAAGTTGCTCACGATTTAGGTTTGAGAAAAGTAAAAGTATTTGTTAAAGGTCCAGGAAACGGTCGTGAATCTGCAATTCGTGCTATTAATTCATGTGGAATTGATATTTCGGAAATCGTAGATGTAACTCCACTACCACACAACGGATGTCGTCCTCCTAAGAGACGTAGAGTTTAA
- the rpsH gene encoding 30S ribosomal protein S8 codes for MTDPIADFLTRLRNAVMANHKVVEVPASNVKKEMTKILKDKGYILNYKFVDDGVQGVIKIALKYHPETKISAIKDLKRVSKPGLRKYCGAIELPRVLNGLGIAILSTSQGVMTDKEARQKHVGGEILCYVY; via the coding sequence ATGACAGATCCAATAGCAGATTTTCTTACACGTTTAAGAAATGCGGTTATGGCAAACCACAAAGTGGTTGAGGTGCCAGCATCGAACGTGAAAAAAGAAATGACAAAGATTCTTAAGGATAAAGGTTATATCCTTAACTACAAATTTGTAGACGATGGCGTTCAGGGCGTAATTAAAATTGCCTTGAAATACCATCCAGAAACCAAGATCTCAGCAATTAAGGATCTTAAACGTGTCTCTAAGCCAGGTTTAAGAAAATATTGTGGAGCAATAGAATTACCTCGCGTACTTAACGGTTTAGGAATTGCGATTCTTTCTACTTCTCAGGGAGTTATGACTGACAAGGAAGCTCGTCAGAAGCATGTTGGTGGTGAAATATTGTGTTACGTTTATTAA
- the eno gene encoding phosphopyruvate hydratase translates to MSEIVKIHGREILDSRGNPTIEVEVTLASGVIGRAGVPSGASTGENEALELRDGDKSRYLGKGVLKAVENVNTVIAEALEGMDATDQVAIDTKMLELDGTKTKSKLGANAMLGVSLAAAKAAADYSGMPLYRYIGGTNANVLPVPMMNIINGGSHSDATIAFQEFMIRPIGAPSFREALRMGAEVFHALAKVLKGKGLSTAVGDEGGFAPMLGGTEEAIECILTAVKNAGYKPGRKEDGGDVSIAMDCAASEFYKDGVYDYSIFEPNGAKRNSDEQAAYLSELIAKYPIDSIEDGMDENDWDGWVALNAKIGDKCQIVGDDLFVTNVDYLAKGIELKAANSILIKVNQIGTLTETMNAIEMAHRAGYTSVTSHRSGETEDATIADIAVATNSGQIKTGSLSRSDRMAKYNQLLRIEEELGANAKFGC, encoded by the coding sequence ATGTCAGAAATTGTAAAGATTCACGGTCGTGAGATTCTTGACTCACGTGGAAACCCAACTATCGAAGTAGAAGTAACTCTTGCCAGTGGCGTTATTGGTCGTGCTGGTGTTCCTTCAGGAGCTTCAACAGGCGAAAATGAAGCATTAGAGCTTCGTGATGGTGATAAATCACGTTACTTAGGTAAAGGTGTTTTAAAGGCTGTTGAAAATGTAAATACTGTTATTGCTGAGGCATTAGAGGGTATGGATGCAACAGATCAGGTTGCTATTGATACTAAAATGTTAGAGCTTGATGGTACTAAAACTAAATCTAAGTTAGGTGCTAACGCAATGTTAGGTGTTTCTTTGGCTGCGGCTAAAGCTGCTGCTGATTACTCAGGTATGCCATTGTATCGTTATATTGGTGGTACTAATGCTAATGTACTTCCTGTTCCAATGATGAATATCATTAATGGTGGATCTCACTCTGATGCTACCATCGCATTTCAGGAATTCATGATTCGTCCAATTGGTGCGCCATCTTTCCGCGAAGCTTTAAGAATGGGTGCAGAGGTTTTCCATGCACTTGCAAAAGTATTGAAAGGAAAAGGCCTTTCTACTGCAGTAGGTGATGAGGGAGGTTTTGCTCCAATGTTAGGTGGTACAGAAGAAGCTATTGAGTGCATTTTAACTGCTGTTAAAAACGCGGGTTACAAGCCTGGTCGTAAGGAAGATGGTGGTGATGTTTCTATTGCTATGGATTGTGCAGCTTCTGAGTTCTACAAAGATGGTGTTTATGATTATAGTATTTTTGAACCAAATGGTGCGAAAAGAAATTCTGATGAACAAGCTGCTTATTTATCAGAACTAATCGCTAAGTATCCAATCGATTCTATCGAAGACGGTATGGATGAAAATGATTGGGACGGATGGGTTGCTTTGAACGCTAAGATCGGAGATAAGTGTCAGATCGTTGGTGACGATTTATTCGTTACTAATGTAGATTACTTAGCAAAAGGTATCGAATTGAAAGCTGCGAACTCTATTCTTATTAAAGTGAACCAAATTGGTACTTTAACTGAAACTATGAATGCAATTGAAATGGCACACCGTGCTGGTTATACTTCTGTTACTTCTCACCGTTCAGGTGAAACAGAAGATGCTACTATTGCTGATATTGCTGTTGCAACTAATTCAGGTCAGATTAAAACTGGTTCTTTGAGCCGTTCAGATCGTATGGCTAAATACAATCAATTACTTCGTATTGAAGAAGAATTAGGAGCTAATGCTAAATTTGGATGTTAA
- the map gene encoding type I methionyl aminopeptidase — protein MIFYKTEEEINLLNKSNNLVARTLGEISKVIAPGISTLCLDKIAEEYIRDNGGLPAFLNYDGFPNTLCVSVNNEVVHGVPSSYELKEGDIVSCDCGVVLNGFYGDSAYTFSIGKIDSEIQQLLEVTKKALQKGIEKAIDGNHLGDIGFAVQRHAENNNFSVVKEMVGHGIGKNLHEDPQVPNYGRNGRGLKLRDGLVLAIEPMINLGKREIYTKDDGWTIVTADGKASAHFEQTIVVRKGKAQILSGFEFIEE, from the coding sequence ATGATTTTTTATAAGACAGAGGAAGAGATTAATTTACTAAATAAAAGTAATAATCTGGTAGCTAGGACTTTAGGTGAAATATCTAAAGTCATAGCTCCAGGTATTTCTACCTTATGCTTAGATAAAATTGCAGAGGAATATATAAGAGACAATGGAGGTTTGCCTGCGTTTCTTAATTATGATGGATTTCCTAATACTTTATGTGTTTCTGTAAATAATGAAGTAGTACATGGTGTTCCATCTTCCTATGAGTTGAAAGAAGGTGATATTGTATCTTGCGATTGTGGTGTTGTTTTGAATGGTTTTTATGGCGATTCTGCTTACACATTCTCAATTGGGAAAATTGATTCGGAGATTCAACAACTCTTGGAGGTTACTAAAAAAGCTCTTCAGAAAGGAATTGAGAAGGCTATTGATGGTAATCATTTAGGAGATATCGGTTTTGCTGTTCAAAGACATGCTGAGAATAATAATTTTTCAGTAGTTAAAGAAATGGTAGGGCACGGAATAGGAAAAAATCTTCATGAAGATCCTCAAGTTCCTAATTATGGAAGAAATGGAAGGGGATTAAAATTGAGAGATGGATTAGTACTGGCAATTGAACCAATGATTAATCTTGGAAAAAGAGAGATCTATACTAAGGATGATGGATGGACAATTGTAACGGCCGATGGTAAAGCATCAGCTCATTTTGAACAAACTATTGTAGTTCGAAAGGGTAAGGCTCAGATCCTGTCCGGTTTTGAATTTATTGAAGAATAA
- the rplE gene encoding 50S ribosomal protein L5 — MSYTPTLKKQYTEEIIPALMKEFDYKSVMQAPKLTKIVINQGVGKAIADKKVLEFSVNELTAITGQKAVQTFSSKDISNFKLRKGMPIGTTVTLRREHMYEFLEKLVRVALPRIRDFRGIKSKLDGRGNYTLGIEEQIIFPEIVLDEINTIMGMNITFVTTANTDEEAYALLKEFGLPFKNLKK; from the coding sequence ATGAGCTATACACCGACTCTTAAAAAACAGTATACAGAAGAAATCATTCCAGCATTAATGAAGGAATTTGATTACAAATCTGTTATGCAAGCACCAAAATTAACGAAGATAGTAATTAATCAAGGTGTTGGTAAGGCAATTGCTGATAAAAAAGTTCTTGAATTCTCTGTGAATGAGTTAACTGCCATTACTGGTCAGAAAGCTGTTCAGACTTTTTCTTCTAAAGATATTTCGAACTTTAAGTTACGTAAAGGTATGCCAATTGGTACTACTGTAACTTTACGTCGTGAGCACATGTATGAATTTCTTGAGAAATTAGTTCGTGTTGCACTACCACGTATTCGTGACTTTAGAGGTATCAAGAGTAAATTAGACGGTAGAGGTAATTACACCTTAGGTATCGAAGAGCAAATTATTTTCCCAGAAATTGTATTGGATGAAATCAATACTATTATGGGAATGAATATCACATTCGTTACTACTGCTAATACCGATGAAGAAGCTTATGCTCTTTTAAAAGAATTTGGATTACCATTTAAAAATCTAAAAAAATAA
- the ykgO gene encoding type B 50S ribosomal protein L36: MKVRASVKKRSEDCKIVRRKGRLYVINKKNPKFKQRQG; the protein is encoded by the coding sequence ATGAAAGTAAGAGCATCTGTAAAGAAACGTTCTGAAGATTGTAAAATCGTAAGAAGAAAAGGACGTTTGTATGTGATTAATAAAAAGAACCCTAAGTTCAAACAACGTCAGGGGTAA
- the rpsM gene encoding 30S ribosomal protein S13, with protein sequence MARIVGVDLPQNKRGEISLTYIFGIGRSAARQILDEAGVSYETKVKDWSDDESAKIRQAINANFKVEGELRSLNQLNIKRLMDIGCYRGIRHRIGLPVRGQKTKNNSRTRKGKRKTVANKKKATK encoded by the coding sequence ATGGCTAGAATTGTTGGAGTTGATTTGCCTCAAAACAAGAGAGGTGAGATTAGCTTGACTTATATCTTTGGTATCGGTCGTAGCGCAGCTCGTCAAATATTAGACGAAGCTGGCGTTTCTTATGAGACAAAGGTAAAAGATTGGAGCGATGATGAATCTGCTAAGATTCGTCAGGCGATTAATGCAAACTTTAAGGTTGAGGGGGAGTTGCGTTCATTAAATCAACTGAATATTAAGCGTTTGATGGATATCGGATGTTACCGAGGAATCCGTCATCGTATTGGTTTGCCAGTGCGTGGACAGAAAACAAAGAACAACTCACGTACAAGAAAAGGTAAGAGAAAAACAGTTGCAAACAAAAAGAAAGCGACTAAATAA
- the rpsN gene encoding 30S ribosomal protein S14 gives MAKESMKAREVKRQKLVEKYAAKRAKLKEEGDYIALSRLPKNSSPVRLHNRCKITGRPKGYMRQFGISRITFREMASSGLIPGVKKASW, from the coding sequence ATGGCTAAAGAATCAATGAAAGCTCGCGAAGTTAAGCGTCAAAAATTAGTTGAAAAATATGCAGCTAAAAGAGCTAAACTAAAAGAGGAAGGCGATTACATCGCTCTTAGTCGTTTGCCAAAAAATTCTTCTCCTGTTCGTTTACACAACAGATGTAAGATCACTGGACGTCCTAAAGGTTATATGAGACAATTCGGAATCAGTCGTATCACTTTCCGTGAGATGGCTTCGTCTGGTCTAATACCTGGAGTAAAGAAGGCAAGTTGGTAA
- the rplF gene encoding 50S ribosomal protein L6 yields MSRIGKLPINLPAGVSVTVNKDNSVVVKGPKGELTQQIDTEIKVSVEENKVVLERPSDQKRHKSMHGLYRSLMNNMVFGVTEGYKIEQELVGVGYRATSRGQILELALGYSHLIHLEIAAEVKVTAVTEKRANPIITLESCDKQLVGQVAAKIRSFRKPEPYKGKGVKFVGEQLRRKAGKSAGK; encoded by the coding sequence ATGTCACGAATTGGAAAATTACCTATCAATTTGCCTGCCGGAGTAAGCGTAACGGTAAATAAAGATAATTCAGTAGTTGTTAAAGGGCCTAAAGGTGAATTAACACAACAAATTGACACTGAAATTAAAGTTTCTGTAGAGGAAAACAAAGTTGTTCTTGAGCGTCCTTCTGATCAGAAGAGACACAAATCAATGCACGGTTTATATCGTTCATTGATGAACAATATGGTATTTGGTGTTACTGAGGGATATAAGATTGAGCAAGAGCTTGTTGGTGTTGGATACCGTGCTACTTCTAGAGGTCAGATTTTAGAATTAGCTTTAGGTTATTCTCACCTTATTCACTTGGAGATTGCTGCTGAGGTTAAAGTAACAGCAGTAACCGAAAAGCGTGCTAATCCTATCATTACTCTTGAGAGTTGCGATAAGCAATTGGTAGGTCAGGTTGCAGCAAAAATCAGATCATTCAGAAAACCTGAACCATATAAAGGAAAAGGTGTTAAATTTGTTGGAGAACAGCTTAGAAGAAAAGCTGGTAAATCTGCAGGTAAATAA